A section of the Pediococcus inopinatus genome encodes:
- a CDS encoding ISL3 family transposase: MCYDLITKQNRKEEKQMSLTNSILSLFEMTDPNITVTGVTKKRCPNGQRIHVVHANLSYQLVKCPHCGHKSLIKNGTHVSHLRLGTLSGGRYEMQLRRQRYQCQHCLKTCGAKTNLVRRNETFTHNVKHQVIVLARDMLTSKEIAKICGISPSSVQRILNANIHLAYRVKQLPPNLCFDEFRSCNHLMSFNCCDAVSHRRIVTLEDRLSKDIIDYFEARYSVQERAKVQTITIDMNAEYASFIHRLFPNAVTIIDRFHIIQLAGRALDNVRTRIIRTFQDKHSRIYRILKSQWRLFHLAEEKINDTKLIYLRGINEYMTQQNAIDLALDEFPEFKTVYQTYQGILTAIHQKNATGFKNLITNYQVAGNQMDVTISTFVKNGSAVLNSCRYPYSNGPIEGLNRKIKVLKRSCFGFRNIHNFFIRISLIHE, encoded by the coding sequence TTGTGCTACGATTTAATCACCAAACAAAATCGAAAAGAGGAAAAACAGATGTCCCTAACTAATTCTATCTTAAGCTTGTTTGAAATGACAGACCCAAATATAACCGTAACTGGTGTTACCAAGAAACGTTGCCCGAATGGACAACGAATTCATGTCGTTCACGCCAACCTTTCTTATCAGCTTGTGAAATGTCCCCATTGTGGCCATAAAAGTCTAATTAAAAACGGTACCCACGTTAGTCATCTAAGGTTGGGAACCTTATCAGGCGGACGTTATGAAATGCAGCTAAGAAGACAAAGATATCAATGCCAACATTGTTTAAAAACCTGTGGAGCTAAAACTAACCTCGTTAGACGTAATGAAACTTTTACCCACAATGTTAAACATCAGGTCATTGTGCTAGCTCGTGACATGCTGACCAGTAAAGAAATCGCTAAAATTTGTGGCATTTCACCAAGTAGTGTGCAACGTATTTTAAATGCAAATATTCACTTGGCTTACCGTGTTAAGCAACTTCCACCAAATCTTTGTTTCGATGAATTTCGTTCCTGTAATCATCTAATGTCCTTTAACTGTTGCGATGCCGTTAGTCATCGCCGCATTGTGACCCTCGAAGATCGTCTCAGTAAGGATATCATTGATTACTTTGAAGCTCGTTATTCAGTTCAAGAACGTGCGAAAGTTCAAACAATTACTATTGATATGAACGCCGAATATGCCAGCTTTATTCATCGTTTATTCCCGAACGCTGTCACGATTATTGACCGTTTCCACATTATTCAGCTTGCTGGTCGTGCACTAGACAATGTACGTACACGCATTATCCGTACTTTTCAAGATAAGCATTCACGCATTTACCGCATCCTTAAATCTCAATGGCGTTTATTTCATTTGGCAGAAGAGAAAATCAATGACACTAAGCTTATCTATTTACGAGGCATTAACGAGTATATGACCCAACAGAACGCCATCGACCTTGCCTTAGATGAATTTCCAGAATTCAAAACTGTGTATCAAACTTATCAAGGCATTCTAACTGCTATCCACCAAAAGAATGCCACGGGATTTAAAAATTTGATTACCAACTACCAAGTAGCTGGTAATCAAATGGACGTCACCATTTCAACCTTCGTTAAGAACGGCTCAGCAGTGCTCAACAGTTGTCGTTATCCGTATTCTAACGGTCCTATTGAAGGACTTAATCGCAAAATCAAGGTATTAAAGCGTAGCTGTTTTGGTTTTCGAAATATTCATAACTTCTTCATTCGTATCAGTTTAATTCATGAGTAA
- the lacB gene encoding galactose-6-phosphate isomerase subunit LacB, with protein sequence MIISIGNDHIVTETKIQLSNFLKDQGHTVIDEGTYDTTRTHYPIYGKRVAEDVADGRADLGVVLCGTGIGISTAANKNEGIRAALVSNLVAARYAKEELNANIIGFGGATVGEHLCEDIISVFLDSEYKETAENKKLIDKIDNIATPNPDQKDNPHFFDEENEKWAEGVYHD encoded by the coding sequence ATGATTATTTCTATTGGTAATGACCATATTGTTACAGAAACAAAAATTCAACTTTCAAATTTCTTAAAGGATCAAGGACACACTGTTATTGATGAGGGTACTTACGATACAACAAGAACCCACTATCCAATCTATGGCAAACGTGTTGCTGAAGATGTTGCTGATGGTCGCGCAGACCTCGGTGTTGTTCTTTGTGGTACTGGGATTGGTATCAGTACTGCTGCAAACAAAAATGAAGGTATTCGTGCAGCTTTAGTTTCAAACTTGGTTGCTGCTCGCTATGCTAAAGAAGAATTAAATGCCAACATCATCGGTTTTGGTGGTGCAACAGTTGGGGAACATCTTTGCGAAGACATTATCTCTGTATTCTTGGATTCAGAATATAAAGAAACAGCAGAAAACAAGAAGTTAATCGATAAAATTGACAATATTGCAACTCCAAATCCAGATCAAAAAGATAACCCACACTTCTTCGATGAAGAAAATGAAAAATGGGCTGAAGGCGTTTATCACGACTAG
- a CDS encoding MarR family winged helix-turn-helix transcriptional regulator: MKQDLSMYGRLVKHASNMMSRHIDSFAAGYGLTGVQLSIIDFLGKYPEQICLQRDIENEFAIRRSSATTLLQRMEKKGLVVRSIAKSDARQKQIQLTFKAQPFVKLNQRYMEVRRASLEASFTAAELQNFTEILKFLTIDEAGKNYGKDHEKK, translated from the coding sequence ATGAAACAAGATTTATCTATGTATGGACGGCTGGTCAAACACGCAAGTAATATGATGAGTCGCCATATTGACAGTTTTGCAGCCGGCTACGGTTTAACCGGTGTACAATTATCAATTATCGATTTTTTGGGTAAATATCCGGAACAGATTTGTTTGCAACGTGACATTGAAAATGAATTTGCCATTCGGCGATCAAGTGCCACCACCCTGTTACAACGGATGGAGAAAAAAGGGTTGGTTGTTCGTTCAATTGCGAAAAGTGATGCCCGGCAAAAACAAATTCAATTGACATTCAAAGCGCAGCCGTTTGTGAAGCTTAATCAACGTTACATGGAAGTTAGACGGGCTAGTTTGGAAGCTAGTTTTACTGCTGCAGAGCTTCAAAATTTTACCGAAATTTTGAAGTTTTTAACTATTGATGAAGCTGGAAAGAACTATGGGAAGGATCACGAGAAAAAATAA
- a CDS encoding ABC transporter ATP-binding protein, with translation MDTREKILEVKHLKQYFNVGKKDEVRAVDDVSFDIYKGETFGLVGESGSGKTTTGQAIIRLLDPTDGQVLFNGRDVASLKSKSDLMAFRREMQMIFQDPYASLNPRMKVKDIVAEGIDIHHLAKNDLDRTTQVEDLLETVGLNRDHSSRYPNEFSGGQRQRIGIARALAVQPDFIIADEPISALDVSIQAQVVNLMKELQEKSGLTYLFIAHDLSMVKYISDRIGVMHYGKLLEIGPAEEVYNHPLHLYTKSLVSAVPQPDPEFERNRRQVVYDSSLEFDDKKRQMVEIAPQHFVRASEDEVAIYQKRATEEGLEVL, from the coding sequence ATGGATACACGAGAAAAAATTCTAGAAGTAAAACATTTAAAACAATATTTTAATGTTGGTAAAAAAGATGAAGTACGTGCCGTCGATGATGTTTCCTTTGATATCTATAAGGGTGAAACCTTTGGATTAGTTGGCGAATCTGGTTCTGGTAAGACAACCACTGGCCAAGCTATTATTCGCCTACTTGATCCAACTGATGGTCAAGTGCTTTTTAACGGGCGCGATGTAGCTTCACTTAAAAGTAAAAGTGATTTGATGGCATTTCGTCGTGAGATGCAGATGATCTTCCAGGATCCATACGCATCATTAAATCCACGGATGAAAGTTAAAGATATCGTGGCTGAAGGAATTGATATTCATCATTTGGCCAAAAATGACCTTGATCGAACAACTCAAGTAGAAGACTTACTTGAAACGGTTGGGTTGAACCGAGATCATTCTAGTCGTTATCCAAACGAATTTTCTGGTGGTCAGCGTCAACGAATCGGGATTGCGCGTGCTTTAGCTGTTCAACCTGATTTTATTATCGCTGATGAACCAATTTCAGCTTTAGATGTTTCAATTCAGGCTCAAGTTGTGAACTTGATGAAGGAACTCCAAGAGAAATCTGGGTTAACTTACTTATTTATTGCACATGATTTATCAATGGTTAAATATATCAGTGATCGAATCGGTGTTATGCATTATGGTAAGCTCCTTGAAATTGGCCCCGCAGAAGAGGTTTATAATCATCCGCTTCATCTTTACACGAAGAGTTTGGTTTCAGCTGTACCACAGCCTGATCCTGAATTTGAACGTAATCGTCGTCAAGTTGTTTATGACTCATCTCTAGAATTTGATGATAAAAAACGTCAAATGGTAGAAATTGCGCCACAGCATTTTGTCCGTGCAAGTGAGGATGAAGTTGCCATTTATCAAAAACGAGCGACTGAAGAAGGACTTGAAGTTCTTTAA
- a CDS encoding PTS sugar transporter subunit IIA: MSDKIAETSLFDRDTVYVSDATSRADVFKTVADDLYKKGHVTADFLKNLNEREDKYPTGIDLSVVSPEYPNVAIPHTEAEFVKERKVIPIKLKNPIAFNNMIDPSQKLEVNFLFMILNDDPEGQSNVLAQIMDFISKTPQNQLLTFFKSNTEEAIYSFLQSKF, from the coding sequence ATGTCAGATAAAATAGCAGAGACTTCTCTTTTTGATAGAGACACTGTGTACGTGAGTGATGCAACTTCACGTGCAGATGTGTTTAAGACAGTTGCTGATGACCTCTATAAAAAAGGTCACGTCACAGCCGACTTCTTAAAGAACCTAAACGAACGAGAAGATAAGTATCCAACCGGAATTGATTTGTCAGTGGTTTCTCCAGAATACCCTAACGTGGCAATTCCCCATACGGAAGCTGAATTTGTTAAAGAACGTAAGGTTATTCCTATTAAATTGAAGAACCCTATCGCCTTTAATAATATGATCGATCCAAGTCAAAAATTAGAAGTTAACTTCCTATTTATGATTTTGAATGACGATCCAGAGGGTCAGTCGAATGTCCTAGCGCAAATCATGGACTTCATTAGCAAGACTCCCCAAAATCAGCTTTTGACATTCTTCAAGAGCAACACTGAAGAAGCTATTTATTCATTTTTGCAGTCTAAGTTCTAG
- a CDS encoding DeoR/GlpR family DNA-binding transcription regulator, with translation MLKNERVATILSTVNQSGVVTVQELVNELNVSSMTIRRDLEELEQEHRIVRVHGGAQSIHTSDQREASYIQKRKLHVAEKSGIAQQVASMIAEDETIFLGPGTTNELVSKYLNLANLRIVTNSLPVFEQFRNEHSEYELFLVGGTYRERSGAFIGSLANGLLKNLKMHKAFVGVNGINGNSIMNANSDEGQTQSIALDQAQKKFVVADHSKLNRNDFYAFYHLDKCDGLITDQDIDSATLQKYQKLTKVYNSTNKKQKERFA, from the coding sequence GTGCTAAAAAATGAAAGAGTAGCGACCATTTTAAGCACGGTCAATCAATCAGGTGTTGTAACAGTTCAAGAGTTAGTGAATGAACTTAATGTATCATCCATGACAATTCGTCGTGATTTAGAAGAGCTCGAACAAGAGCATCGCATCGTGCGAGTTCATGGGGGTGCACAAAGTATTCATACCTCGGATCAGCGTGAAGCTTCCTATATACAGAAGCGAAAACTACATGTTGCTGAAAAAAGCGGGATTGCGCAACAGGTGGCAAGCATGATTGCAGAGGATGAAACAATTTTTCTTGGACCAGGGACTACAAACGAACTCGTTTCGAAATACCTTAACCTTGCAAACCTAAGAATTGTCACAAACAGTTTGCCGGTCTTTGAACAATTTCGAAATGAACATAGTGAGTACGAACTGTTTTTGGTTGGTGGAACTTACCGTGAACGAAGTGGTGCTTTTATAGGAAGTTTAGCAAACGGCCTCCTAAAAAATTTAAAAATGCATAAGGCATTCGTTGGTGTCAATGGCATCAATGGAAACAGCATTATGAACGCCAATTCTGATGAAGGGCAGACGCAAAGCATTGCGTTGGATCAAGCCCAAAAGAAATTTGTCGTTGCTGATCACTCTAAACTGAACCGTAATGATTTCTATGCCTTCTATCATTTGGACAAATGTGATGGCTTGATTACGGATCAGGATATTGATTCGGCAACCTTACAAAAGTATCAGAAATTGACAAAAGTTTATAACAGTACAAACAAAAAACAAAAGGAGAGATTTGCATGA
- a CDS encoding PTS fructose transporter subunit IIB — protein MIKMLTACGAGVNSSHQIKDAVEAEMKKRGYQVNVEAIQIKDLNPETMKGVQVFLPINKPDLSFDITVPEIDAGAILYRMPAMAAPVYDKIEDAIKKNHLS, from the coding sequence ATGATTAAAATGTTAACTGCTTGTGGAGCTGGTGTTAATTCCAGTCATCAAATTAAGGATGCTGTTGAAGCGGAAATGAAGAAACGTGGCTATCAAGTTAACGTTGAAGCTATCCAAATCAAAGATCTCAACCCAGAAACAATGAAGGGTGTGCAAGTCTTCTTACCTATTAACAAACCAGATTTGAGCTTTGATATTACAGTTCCTGAAATTGATGCTGGTGCCATTCTTTACAGAATGCCTGCAATGGCTGCTCCAGTTTACGATAAGATTGAAGACGCTATTAAAAAGAATCACTTAAGCTAA
- the lacD gene encoding tagatose-bisphosphate aldolase produces MLKLTPGKEKGIKALSNKDGVIDALAIDQRGSLKKMIGAASGKEASQKEIEDFKVAVSSELTQYATGILLDPQYGLPASKARADGAGLLLAYERTGYDATEPGRFPDILDDWSVRRLKEQGADAIKFLLYYDADEGGDINHRKQVFIERLGSECKGEDMPLFLELVSYDANNDDATGKEYAKVKPHKVIEMTKEFSKPQYGVDVLKLEVPVNQSYVEGFAKDASDVVYSKADAAKYYKEQSDATDLPFIFLSAGVTAELFQEELKFAKEAGSTFNGVLCGRATWRHSVEPFAGESEEAGRKWLQTQGRQNIEDLNKVLAATATSWYDKVQK; encoded by the coding sequence ATGTTGAAATTAACACCAGGTAAGGAAAAAGGAATCAAAGCTTTATCAAATAAAGATGGCGTCATTGATGCTTTAGCTATTGACCAACGTGGATCATTGAAAAAAATGATTGGTGCTGCAAGTGGTAAAGAAGCTTCACAAAAAGAAATTGAAGACTTCAAAGTTGCTGTATCAAGCGAATTAACTCAATATGCTACAGGTATTTTGTTGGATCCTCAATACGGACTTCCAGCTTCAAAGGCTCGTGCTGACGGTGCTGGTTTATTGCTTGCATACGAACGAACAGGTTATGACGCTACTGAGCCTGGCCGTTTCCCAGATATCTTGGATGACTGGTCAGTTCGTCGTTTGAAGGAACAAGGCGCTGATGCCATTAAATTCTTACTCTACTATGATGCTGATGAAGGCGGCGACATTAACCATCGCAAACAAGTCTTTATCGAACGTTTAGGTAGTGAATGCAAGGGCGAAGATATGCCATTGTTCTTGGAATTAGTTTCATATGATGCTAATAACGACGATGCTACCGGTAAAGAATATGCTAAGGTAAAGCCACACAAAGTTATTGAAATGACTAAAGAATTTTCAAAACCTCAATACGGCGTTGATGTATTGAAGCTTGAAGTTCCTGTTAACCAAAGCTATGTTGAAGGTTTTGCTAAAGATGCTTCTGATGTTGTTTATAGTAAAGCAGATGCTGCTAAATACTATAAAGAACAAAGCGATGCAACAGACCTACCATTTATCTTCTTGAGTGCCGGTGTTACTGCTGAGTTATTCCAAGAAGAATTGAAGTTTGCTAAAGAAGCAGGCTCAACATTTAATGGTGTCCTTTGTGGCCGTGCGACATGGCGTCATTCAGTTGAACCATTTGCTGGCGAAAGTGAAGAAGCTGGTCGTAAATGGTTACAAACACAGGGCCGTCAAAACATTGAAGACTTAAATAAAGTTTTGGCTGCTACTGCAACTTCATGGTACGACAAGGTTCAAAAATAA
- a CDS encoding IS3 family transposase, which translates to MPRSTYYYTQSHERRKFDDDQIIQAIDEIRQKDPKYTKKYGYRRLTNALHDLGFKVNHKRVLRIMQEHGWLCHAFNRQTKKYNSYKGLVGKIAANRLKRRFKTDRPYQKLVADVSEFRYGSMGMNERVYLEPVLDLFSGEILAFNISEHPTVKFAIKPLKEALEKLPKLNYRTTVHTDQGFQYQHRHWQQVLKKHHVYQSMSRKATCLDNAVMESFFHIMKAEMMDEHFEDKASLVQAMTEWIGFYNNRRIKTKLNGKSPVKYRELAVQKAA; encoded by the coding sequence ATTCCACGCAGTACCTATTACTACACTCAGAGTCATGAGAGACGTAAATTTGATGATGACCAGATTATTCAAGCAATAGACGAGATTCGCCAAAAAGATCCAAAATACACCAAAAAATACGGCTATCGAAGACTTACAAATGCATTACATGATTTAGGATTTAAAGTTAATCATAAACGCGTTTTGCGAATTATGCAGGAACACGGGTGGTTGTGTCATGCCTTTAATCGACAAACTAAAAAATATAATTCATATAAAGGTTTAGTGGGTAAAATCGCCGCTAATCGCTTAAAGCGACGCTTCAAAACCGATAGACCTTATCAAAAGCTCGTCGCAGACGTTAGTGAATTCAGATATGGAAGCATGGGAATGAACGAACGAGTTTATCTCGAACCAGTTCTTGATTTGTTTTCTGGAGAAATTCTAGCATTCAATATTAGTGAACATCCAACAGTTAAATTCGCAATTAAACCACTTAAGGAGGCTTTAGAAAAACTACCAAAACTAAATTACCGGACAACAGTCCATACTGACCAAGGCTTTCAGTATCAACATCGACACTGGCAGCAGGTTTTAAAGAAACATCACGTTTATCAAAGCATGTCACGTAAAGCAACTTGTCTTGATAATGCGGTGATGGAGTCTTTCTTTCACATTATGAAGGCTGAAATGATGGATGAACATTTTGAAGATAAAGCTAGCTTAGTCCAAGCAATGACCGAATGGATAGGCTTTTATAATAATCGTCGAATCAAAACAAAATTAAACGGCAAGTCTCCGGTAAAATACCGAGAACTCGCCGTTCAAAAAGCAGCATAA
- a CDS encoding substrate-binding domain-containing protein — protein sequence MIIQQSGSKLPKAFLIGSDSIAIGAMRALAEHKIEIPKQVSIIGFNDITSAQYVTPSLSTVHVSRNAMARAAFDLLNEQFQKRNMVPRKLTIGTSLIIRDSSI from the coding sequence ATGATTATCCAGCAATCGGGTTCAAAGCTTCCTAAGGCCTTTCTAATCGGCTCTGATTCTATTGCAATTGGGGCGATGAGAGCTTTAGCAGAACACAAAATAGAAATCCCCAAACAAGTATCGATTATTGGCTTTAACGATATTACTTCAGCGCAATACGTTACCCCTAGTTTGAGCACGGTCCACGTCTCACGTAACGCAATGGCCCGGGCGGCCTTTGATCTTTTAAATGAACAGTTTCAAAAACGTAATATGGTCCCCAGAAAGCTTACAATTGGGACTTCACTAATTATTCGCGATAGCAGTATTTAA
- a CDS encoding helix-turn-helix domain-containing protein: MVKFNFDFKVKVVTEYLGGLPVNSLAHKYRIGSSATVLNWIQRYEKFGLNGLKRKAMDLEYASQFKVDVLNWRKQNQASLPVTALHFNLSSPSTIWQWESRFKALGIVGLERKRGNAKNMVKHKNKSRKPIVQKDNSTAKEDLKQLQKENEMLKIENTYLKKLEALTRKKSVQKKSQK, from the coding sequence ATGGTTAAATTTAATTTTGATTTCAAAGTGAAAGTAGTAACTGAATATTTAGGTGGTCTGCCCGTTAATTCATTAGCACACAAATACAGGATTGGTAGTAGTGCCACAGTTTTAAATTGGATTCAAAGATATGAGAAATTTGGCCTTAACGGTCTTAAACGCAAAGCAATGGATTTAGAATATGCTAGCCAGTTCAAAGTCGATGTATTAAACTGGAGAAAACAAAATCAGGCCTCGCTTCCAGTAACTGCCTTACATTTTAATTTATCCTCGCCGAGTACCATTTGGCAATGGGAAAGTCGGTTTAAGGCATTAGGAATTGTGGGTCTAGAGCGAAAGCGAGGCAACGCCAAGAACATGGTAAAACACAAGAATAAAAGTCGCAAACCCATTGTCCAAAAGGACAATTCCACAGCCAAAGAGGATTTAAAACAGCTTCAAAAAGAAAATGAAATGTTAAAGATTGAGAACACCTACCTAAAAAAATTAGAGGCCTTAACTCGGAAAAAATCAGTACAAAAGAAATCTCAGAAATAG
- the lacA gene encoding galactose-6-phosphate isomerase subunit LacA, translating to MKVVIGSDEKGFNLKELVKKYLLDHSYEVIDVSEKPAEDFVDSSLAVTKEVLNGNADKAVMFDEYGVGSAMASNKVKGMVTANVVEENTAHMTAMHNGAKAISIGSGVVGEKLAYNIVQYYLDTEYAGGRHQVRLDMLNKMI from the coding sequence ATGAAAGTCGTAATTGGTTCAGACGAAAAAGGATTCAATTTAAAGGAATTAGTTAAAAAGTACTTGTTGGATCATAGCTATGAGGTTATTGATGTGAGTGAAAAACCTGCAGAAGATTTTGTTGATTCATCACTTGCCGTTACTAAAGAAGTTTTGAATGGTAACGCTGATAAAGCAGTTATGTTTGATGAATATGGGGTTGGTTCCGCAATGGCAAGTAACAAGGTTAAAGGAATGGTTACAGCTAACGTCGTTGAAGAAAATACCGCACATATGACAGCAATGCATAATGGTGCAAAGGCCATCTCAATTGGTAGTGGCGTGGTTGGCGAAAAGTTAGCATATAATATTGTTCAATATTACTTGGATACAGAGTATGCTGGTGGCCGTCATCAAGTTCGTTTGGATATGTTGAATAAGATGATCTAA
- a CDS encoding DUF4867 family protein, whose translation MSNFDEIKKANPDKTIYDVNIDEFADFGLVYKQYDLSKMTSYMDSQIEIPSDHNDYVPDDETLENDATIQQIAADVYAGMPISAGPCVGQSTSFSAIEFHQGSEVNITFTDVVMVLGKRQDIHNYEYNAEEHAKLFFVPRGTVFEMYSDTLHYSPCKVDDSGFKAIVMVLEGTNQPLPEGFKGTNKMIVKKNKFQMAHASRTDKIAQGILPGVKGNLIDIKPIQK comes from the coding sequence ATGAGTAACTTTGATGAAATAAAAAAGGCTAATCCAGACAAAACCATTTATGACGTTAATATTGATGAATTTGCGGATTTTGGATTGGTTTATAAACAGTATGATTTAAGCAAAATGACAAGCTACATGGATTCGCAAATTGAAATTCCTAGTGATCATAACGATTATGTCCCAGATGATGAAACACTTGAAAATGACGCAACGATTCAACAAATTGCCGCTGATGTTTATGCAGGAATGCCTATTTCAGCAGGCCCTTGTGTGGGTCAGAGCACTTCATTTTCAGCGATTGAATTTCATCAGGGAAGTGAAGTTAACATCACTTTCACCGATGTGGTGATGGTTTTAGGGAAACGTCAAGATATTCATAATTATGAATATAATGCTGAAGAGCATGCGAAACTTTTCTTCGTCCCACGCGGAACTGTGTTTGAAATGTACAGTGATACATTACATTACAGTCCATGCAAGGTCGATGACAGCGGCTTTAAGGCAATTGTCATGGTCTTGGAAGGTACAAATCAACCGTTACCAGAGGGCTTCAAAGGTACCAATAAAATGATCGTGAAGAAAAATAAGTTCCAGATGGCGCATGCTTCTAGAACTGACAAGATTGCACAGGGAATCTTACCTGGTGTCAAAGGCAATTTAATCGACATTAAGCCAATTCAAAAATAG
- a CDS encoding PTS transporter subunit IIC has product MQTIIHFANVVFKPIIALGAAPIMLIVLTLIAWALGVKFFRALEGGIRLAIALTGISAIINLLTTTYQPALTAFVKSTGIQLSITDVGWAPLATITWGSPYTLFFLLLMVLLNVAMLALKWTDTLDVDIFDIWHISFTALMAIYFGANFWVATLLILLIGALKIVNSDLMKPTFDDLLDNHENPMTTTHLNYMMNPVIMLLNKIYDLLFRWLDRFDFDSAKLNEKIGFWGSNFAIGCYLGIFIGLVGRQNVETIFTLSFTGGVCLQLFSLIGSWFIKAVEPLSQGVTDLANKHLKGRKLNIGLDWPFIAGRSEMWAAANVLAPILLLESLVLPGNHILPLGGIIAMGVTPALLVVTRGRIIRMIVIGAVELPIFLWAGTLSAPFVTSVAKSVGAFPAGLKAGTQIAESTKEGPIEQFLAYAVGKASTGEIKFVIYAVLGLAAYCLLFWWYSVQMKKRNAVYAKEQAAAAESN; this is encoded by the coding sequence ATGCAGACCATTATTCATTTTGCCAACGTGGTATTCAAGCCCATTATCGCTTTGGGTGCTGCGCCTATTATGTTAATTGTTTTAACCTTGATTGCTTGGGCCTTAGGAGTTAAATTCTTTAGAGCCCTTGAAGGTGGTATTCGTTTAGCGATCGCTTTAACTGGTATTAGTGCCATTATTAATTTACTTACTACTACCTACCAACCAGCTTTAACAGCGTTCGTTAAGTCAACTGGAATCCAACTTTCTATCACTGATGTTGGTTGGGCTCCACTAGCAACGATCACATGGGGTTCTCCATATACCTTATTCTTCTTGCTACTTATGGTTCTTTTAAACGTTGCAATGTTAGCGCTTAAATGGACAGATACGTTAGATGTTGATATTTTCGATATTTGGCATATTTCATTTACAGCTTTAATGGCAATTTACTTTGGAGCAAACTTCTGGGTTGCTACACTACTTATTCTCTTAATTGGTGCCTTGAAGATTGTTAACTCTGATTTAATGAAACCTACGTTTGATGATTTACTGGATAATCATGAAAACCCAATGACTACAACTCATTTGAACTACATGATGAACCCTGTAATTATGTTATTAAACAAGATTTATGATTTACTTTTCCGTTGGTTAGACCGTTTTGATTTTGATTCTGCAAAATTGAACGAAAAGATTGGTTTCTGGGGAAGCAACTTCGCCATTGGATGTTACCTAGGTATCTTCATTGGTTTAGTTGGTCGTCAAAATGTTGAAACAATCTTTACATTATCATTTACTGGTGGTGTCTGCTTGCAGTTATTCTCACTTATCGGTTCATGGTTCATCAAAGCTGTTGAACCTTTATCACAAGGTGTTACTGACTTAGCTAACAAACACTTAAAGGGACGTAAATTAAATATCGGCCTTGACTGGCCATTTATCGCCGGCCGTTCTGAAATGTGGGCTGCCGCAAACGTCCTTGCACCTATTCTTTTACTCGAATCATTAGTTCTCCCTGGTAACCATATTCTTCCTTTAGGCGGAATCATTGCTATGGGTGTTACACCAGCACTTTTGGTTGTAACTCGTGGACGTATCATTCGTATGATCGTTATTGGTGCCGTTGAACTTCCTATCTTCCTTTGGGCTGGTACATTAAGTGCTCCATTCGTTACATCAGTTGCTAAATCAGTTGGTGCATTCCCTGCTGGACTTAAAGCTGGAACCCAAATTGCTGAATCTACTAAAGAAGGTCCTATCGAACAATTCTTAGCTTACGCAGTAGGTAAAGCATCTACCGGTGAAATCAAGTTTGTTATCTACGCAGTCTTAGGACTTGCAGCATATTGCTTACTCTTCTGGTGGTACTCTGTTCAAATGAAGAAACGTAACGCTGTTTACGCTAAAGAACAAGCTGCTGCTGCAGAAAGCAACTAA